The DNA segment AGCTCTACATGTCGATATCTCCAAAATAAAGGGGTACAAAATCCTTAAAAGATCCATTGACGCCCGTTCCAGAAAGGTGATTTATCGTTTGCAGGTCAGGGTTTTTATTGAGGAGGAGCCATTGCCCGAAGTTTTTGCGGTAAATTATCCGAATGTCAGTAACAACAAACACGTAATTATTGTCGGCGCTGGACCTGCAGGCTTATTTGCTGCATTGCAGTGTATTGAGAACGGACTGAAACCGATTGTTTTGGAGCGTGGTAAAGATGTGAAGCAAAGGAGACGCGATTTGGCAGCCATCAACAAAGAAGGTATCGTAAATACCGAATCCAACTATTGCTATGGTGAAGGCGGGGCAGGAACTTATTCTGACGGTAAGCTTTATACCCGTTCTAATAAACGTGGGGATATCAATAAGGTATTGCAGATCTTTGTAGCGCATGGCGCCACAGATGATATATTGGTGGATGCGCGACCCCATATTGGGACGAATAAACTTCCGCATATCATTACTGCCATCAGGGAACAGATCCTGAATGCAGGTGGTGAGGTTCGTTTCGACCAAAAGGTAACGGATATTCTGGTTGACTTTGGGAAAATAAAGGGAGTTGTAGTGAACGGACACGATCAGCTATTAGCGGATGCGGTGATTCTGGCCACCGGCCACTCTGCAAGAGATATTTACGAATTATTACATCAAAAGAATATTCTGGTTGAAGCGAAACCTTTCGCGTTAGGAGTAAGGATTGAACACCCGCAAGCAATTATTGATGCGGCACAATACCATTGCGACATTAGAAGTGAATTCCTGCCCCCTGCTTATTATAGTTTGGTGGAGCAGGTAGGGAGCAGGGGCGTGTTTTCTTTTTGTATGTGTCCCGGGGGGATTATTGCTCCTTGTGCGACTTATGAAAATGAGATTGTAGTGAATGGTTGGTCTCCTTCCAAAAGGAATAATCCGTTTGCTAATTCGGGGACTGTTGTACAAATCACGCTGGACGATGTAAAAGGAGATGATCCTTTAAGAATGATGCATTTTCAGGCGGAGATCGAAAAGACTGCATTCCAGCTTGGGGGAGGAAATCTGGTAGCGCCCGGACAAAGGATGGTGGACTTTGTCGAGAATAAAATTTCAGCTGACTTGCCTAAGAACTCTTACTTGCCAGGAACTAAAAGTGTCATGCTTAAAGAAACCCTTCCGGATTTTGTAGCTTCCAGTCTAAGGAATGCATTGCCGCTGTTTGGGAAAAAGATGAGGGGTTATTATACCAATGAGGCTATTCTCGTCGGTGTGGAAAGCAGAAGTTCATCGCCTGTGCGTATTCCAAGAGACAAAGAGACCTTTCAGCATCCCCAGGTATCAGGTTTATTCCCTTGTGCGGAAGGAGCAGGATATGCGGGTGGAATTGTATCTGCGGCGATTGACGGGGTAAACTGTGCAAATGCTGTTCTAAAATACATTTAATAGAAACAGATTTAAAATTGCGTTGTTTATAATGCAGAATGATTGATTTTGCTAACGAATTAAGGAAGGCCTATTCTGGTGATGCCTGGCACGGTAATAACATTTCAATGGTTATTGCCGCGGTAAAAGCAGGGCAGGCCTTTGCACATCCAATCCCTGGCGCGCATTCCATTGCTGAATTGGTGCTGCACCTGAGTTCCTGGACGGAAGAAGTGATTTCAAGGTTATCAGGAAATCTACCTAAAGAGCCGCAAAAGGGGGATTGGCCAGTCCCATTGCATAAAACTGAAGCGCAATGGAAAGCTATTCTCGCTGATTTTAGTCAGATAAATGAAAATTTACTGATTTTAGTAACGCAATTTTCTGAAGAACAATGGTCTGCTAAATTATTTACCGGGCGGATGCCGACAGCCGCGTTGAATCATTTTGAACTTTTAAACGGTTTAATTCAGCATTATGCTTATCATGGAGGGCAGATCGCCTTGCTATCGAAATTTTAAAATTATGACCAATACCTTAATTATTGGGGCTTCCCCAAATCCAATGCGCTATGCTTATAAGGCTGCACATATGTTAAAAGCTAAAGGGCACGATATTATAAATGTAGGAATCAAGAAAGGAGAGGTTGCAGGGGTGGCTATAGAAAAGCCGGGACTGCCACATGATGATGTAGATACCATTACCTTATATATAGGAGAGGAAATACAGCACTTGTATTATGATTATATTCTTGAGACAAAGCCCAGAAGGGTCATCTTTAATCCGGGAACAGAAAATCCGGAACTGGAAACGCTGTTGAATAACAATGGCATAGAGCCGGTTGAGGCTTGCACTTTAGTTTTATTGGCTACAGGGCAATATTAAACCCCCACTGCGGGGATAGGATTTCATTTTATTTTTCAGGGTATTCCTGGCTTGGTATACAGGCTGGGAAAGCTGTGGCTGTGATCTTTTAGAGGATGATTTTGTCTGCCTGGAAACCGGGTAGGGGCAGGTTCGGAATAAGGAGTAATCAGAGCGGAATCAAGTTCGGATAGAACAGGGATCAAACTCGGAATTTGTCCCTGTTCTATCCGTGTTCTATCCCTGTTTGATCCCTGTTCTATCCGGGGTTTATCCGAAGTAGTTTCGAGCCTGTTCGGACGTTCGTTTTTCATAATATTTTAGTGCTTTTGAAAAACTTCCTATGATCACCCGGATTAAGTGCTCTTGGGCTTGCTGGTTTAGCAGGACCTTTTTTGAATAGGTAGTATATATAGGATGTTTTTAGTGTTTTTCCCTAACAGGTTCCTTTTTGTATAGTATATATAGGTTAATTTATATCCTGTCCTTCGTTTTATTGGCTTTCTGTGGTTGATTGTGGATTCGTGTGTATCTTACGTTAAGTCTGTTTGATGTTTTTCTTGTTGTAAATCATGTAGTTATGGTTGCGATACAATTATAATGGCTGAATTGTTTTGAGACCGGTTAAATTTTCTTACTTTTGCATCCCGCTTCGGAGGAAGAGAAACAGTGAAAGTGAAAAGAGAGAAGGATTTGAAAGATTGCAGTAGAGAGATGTCAGAGGTTGTTTTGACAGGTTTAGTAACCAGATAAAACAAAGTAAAAAAGTTTGAGAAAAAGCTTGACAATAACAAAAAGATTTCTACCTTTGCAGTCCCAACAAAAACGGGGGTTACCAAACGGAGTTTGATAACAAAAACAAAAAGACTGAAACGATCAGAAGTTTGAAACTGACACCAGGAACATTAAGACCTGGAGGAAACAGAGAAACAAAGATTGCAACATAAAAGAAGAACCGCGAGGAGATTCGAAAAGTTCATTAAAGAGATGTCATTTATAGCGTAGCGAGGTAAGATAGTACCGTTTCAAAGTACATGAAAACCAAAGCTATTTTTTCAAGTCAGAATCTGACAGACAATACAAAAAAAAGAATAAAGACTATTATTAACAAGTTAAGAATGGTCAGCGTTCAAACAACACATTTTACAATGGAGAGTTTGATCCTGGCTCAGGATGAACGCTAGCGGCAGGCCTAATACATGCAAGTCGAACGATAGTGAAGGGCTTGCTCTTCACGAAAGTGGCGCACGGGTGCGTAACGCGTATGCAACCTACCTTAATCAGGGGGATAGCCCGAAGAAATTCGGATTAACACCGCATAAAATCACAGTACAGCATTGTACAATGATCAAATATTTATAGGATTAAGATGGGCATGCGTGTCATTAGTTAGTTGGCGAGGTAACGGCTCACCAAGACCACGATGACTAGGGGATCTGAGAGGATGACCCCCCACACTGGTACTGAGACACGGACCAGACTCCTACGGGAGGCAGCAGTAAGGAATATTGGTCAATGGAGGCAACTCTGAACCAGCCATGCCGCGTGCAGGAAGACAGCCCTCTGGGTCGTAAACTGCTTTTATTCGGGAATAAACCTACTTACGTGTAAGTAGCTGAATGTACCGAAGGAATAAGGATCGGCTAACTCCGTGCCAGCAGCCGCGGTAATACGGAGGATCCAAGCGTTATCCGGATTTATTGGGTTTAAAGGGTGCGTAGGCGGCTTATTAAGTCAGGGGTGAAAGACGGTGGCTCAACCATCGCAGTGCCCTTGATACTGATGAGCTTGAATACACTAGAGGTAGGCGGAATGTGACAAGTAGCGGTGAAATGCATAGATATGTCACAGAACACCGATTGCGAAGGCAGCTTACTATGGTGTTATTGACGCTGAGGCACGAAAGCGTGGGGATCAAACAGGATTAGATACCCTGGTAGTCCACGCCCTAAACGATGAATACTCGCTGTTAGCGATACACAGTTAGCGGCTAAGCGAAAGCGTTAAGTATTCCACCTGGGGAGTACGCCCGCAAGGGTGAAACTCAAAGGAATTGACGGGGGCCCGCACAAGCGGAGGAGCATGTGGTTTAATTCGATGATACGCGAGGAACCTTACCCGGGCTTGAAAGTTAGTGAATGATCTAGAGATAGGTCAGTGAGCAATCACACGAAACTAGGTGCTGCATGGCTGTCGTCAGCTCGTGCCGTGAGGTGTTGGGTTAAGTCCCGCAACGAGCGCAACCCCTATGTTTAGTTGCCAGCACGTTAAGGTGGGGACTCTAAACAGACTGCCTGTGCAAACAGAGAGGAAGGAGGGGACGACGTCAAGTCATCATGGCCCTTACGTCCGGGGCTACACACGTGCTACAATGGATGGTACAGAGGGCAGCAAGCTGGCAACAGCAAGCAAATCTCAAAAAGCCATTCACAGTTCGGATAGAGGTCTGCAACTCGACCTCTTGAAGTTGGATTCGCTAGTAATCGCGTATCAGCAATGACGCGGTGAATACGTTCCCGGGCCTTGTACACACCGCCCGTCAAGCCATGGAAGTTGGGGGTACCTAAAGTATGTAACCGCAAGGAGCGTCCTAGGGTAAAACCGATAACTGGGGCTAAGTCGTAACAAGGTAGCCGTACCGGAAGGTGCGGCTGGAATACCTCCTTTCTGGAGTAGTTCAGACTACTCGCTACGTAAATGATATAAATGACAAAAAATCTCAAAAAGAAAAACCCATAGGATGAAACATCATAATAGTGTTCCATACTGAGAGAAGGTATTTGCAGAGTAAGACAAGGATTTGTGAACTGAGAAATCAATACTCAAATACAATCTGCTCGAATAACAAATAGTCCCGTAGCTCAGTTTGGTTAGAGCACTACACTGATAATGTAGGGGTCAGCAGTTCAAATCTGCTCGGGACTACAGATATATTCTAAGGGGGATTAGCTCAGCTGGCTAGAGCGCCTGCCTTGCACGCAGGAGGTCAACGGTTCGACTCCGTTATTCTCCACCATTACCCATGCCTAATACAAAAGGCTGATAAATATGATTACGGATTGTGATCAGGGGAACTAAAGTTCTTTGACATATTGGAAGAAGTTAAAAAAGAAGAGCAAACAACAATAGAGACGTTGTTAGCTTGAAGGAAGGAATAAGCAATTATTCAATCCGTAGAGATAACAACAATCAAAAAAAGCATTTCCATAGGCGCAAAAGGCTATGGAGAGAAGAAAGTAAATAAGAGCACACAGGGGATGCCTTGGCTCTCAGAGGCGATGAAGGACGTGATAAGCTGCGATAAGCTTCGGGTATTAGCAAATATGAATTAATCCGGAGATTTCCGAATGGGGAAACCTGGCTAGTTGAAGACTAGTCGTACAATGTACGCAAACCTGCCGAACTGAAACATCTAAGTAAGCAGAGGAAGAGAAAATAATAATGATTTCCTAAGTAGTGGCGAGCGAAAGGGAAAGAGCCCAAACCACTTATGTTACGGCATATGTGGGGTTGTAGGACTACGATATGGTATTAATGAAATGAAGTGGAACAGGATGGGAAGCCTGGCAATATAGCGTGAGAGCCGCGTACACGTAAGTAACATTAGCCTAGTAGTATCCTGAGTACCGCGAGGTCGGAGACGCCTTGTGGGAATCTGCCGGCACCATCCGGTAAGGCTAAATACTCCTGAGAGACCGATAGTGAACCAGTACCGTGAGGGAAAGGTGAAAAGAACCCCGAACAGGGGAGTGAAATAGAACCTGAAACTGTGTGCTTACAAGCGGTCGGAGCGTCCAGGTGGCGTGACGGCGTGCCTTTTGCATAATGAGCCTACGAGTTACTCTTCTCTGGCAAGGTTAAGTGTTTAAGACACGCAGCCGAAGCGAAAGCGAGTCTGAATAGGGCGTATAGTCAGGGGAGGTAGACGCGAAACCTTGTGATCTACCCATGGACAGGTTGAAGGTGCGGTAACACGTACTGGAGGACCGAACCGATAAACGTTGAAAAGTTTCCGGATGATCTGTGGGTAGGGGTGAAAGGCTAATCAAACTGGGAAATAGCTCGTACTCCCCGAAATGTTTTTAGGAACAGCGTGGTGGTTAAGTTATATAGAGGTAGAGCTACTGATTGGGTGCGGGGGAGTCAAATCCTACCAAATCCAGACAAACTCCGAATGCTATATAATATACACTGCAGTGAGGCCCGGGGTGCTAAGGTCACGGGCCGAGAGGGAAAGAACCCAGACCATCAGCTAAGGTCCCCAAGTTATAGTTAAGTTGAACTAACGAGGTCCGATTGCATAGACAGCTAGGATGTTGGCTTGGAAGCAGCCATTCATTTAAAGAGTGCGTAACAGCTCACTAGTCGAGCGATCGGGCATGGATAATAAACGGGCATTAAACTATACACCGAAGCTATGGGTAATATTAATATTACGGTAGGGGAGCATTCCAGCGGCAGCGAAGTTATGACGTAAGTTGTGGTGGAGCTTCTGGAAAAGCAAATGTAGGCATAAGTAACGATAAGGCGGGAGAGAAACCCGCCCACCGAAAGGATAAGGTTTCCTGATCAACGCTAATCGGATCAGGGTTAGTCGGGGCCTAAGGAGAACCCGAAGGGGATATTCGATGGACAACTGGTTAATATTCCAGTACTTTTTATAACTGCGATGTGGGGACGGAGTAGTGACACTGCCGCGATCTGACGGAATAGATCGTTAAAGGGCGTAGGTATTAGGACTGTAGGTAAATCCGCAGATCTAGCTGAAACCCGATAGTACTGCAAACCTTCGGGGGCGTAGATAGCGCAGGTAATCAGACTTCCAAGAAAAACCGCTAAGCTTCAGGTTATAAAAACCCGTACCGCAAACCGACACAGGTATCCGGGAAGAGAATTCTAAGGTGCTCGAGTGAATCATGGCTAAGGAACTCGGCAAAATGGCCCTGTAACTTCGGGAGAAGGGGCGCTGGTAGCAATATCAGCCGCAGTGAAAAGGCCCAGGCGACTGTTTAACAAAAACACATGGCTTTGCAAAATCGAAAGATGAAGTATAAGGCCTGACACCTGCCCGGTGCTGGAAGGTTAAGAGGGGATGTCATCCGCAAGGAGAAGCATTGAATCGAAGCCCCAGTAAACGGCGGCCGTAACTATAACGGTCCTAAGGTAGCGAAATTCCTTGTCGGGTAAGTTCCGACCTGCACGAATGGTGTAACGATCTGGGCGCTGTCTCAGCCATGAGCTCGGTGAAATTGTGGTCCCGGTGAAGACGCCGGGTACCCGCAACGGGACGGAAAGACCCCATGCACCTTCACTACAATTTAACATTGACATTGGATACAAGATGTGTAGGATAGGTGGGAGACTATGAAGGGGCGTCGCTAGGCGTTCTGGAGTCAACGTTGAAATACCACCCTTTTTGTATTCGGTGTCTAACCCCTTTCGGGGGGGACATTGTTTGATGGGTAGTTTGACTGGGGTGGTCGCCTCCAAAAAGGTAACGGAGGCTTTCAAAGGTAAGCTCAATACGCTTGGTAACCGTATGAGGAGTGCAATAGCATAAGCTTGCTTGACTGTGAGGCAGACAAGCCGAGCAGGGTCGAAAGACGGATATAGTGATCCGGTGGTTCTGCATGGAAGGGCCATCGCTCAAAGGATAAAAGGTACGCTGGGGATAACAGGCTGATCTCCCCCAAGAGCTCATATCGACGGGGAGGTTTGGCACCTCGATGTCGGCTCGTCACATCCTGGGGCTGGAGAAGGTCCCAAGGGTTCGGCTGTTCGCCGATTAAAGTGGCACGCGAGCTGGGTTCAGAACGTCGCGAGACAGTTCGGTCCCTATCTGTTGTGGGCGTAGGAATTTTGAGTGGGGCTGACCTTAGTACGAGAGGACCGGGTTGGACTAACCTCTAGTGAATCTGTTGTTCC comes from the Pedobacter sp. FW305-3-2-15-E-R2A2 genome and includes:
- a CDS encoding FAD-dependent protein — its product is MQKEIEITLAPEDVGEEAQLKNSLSSALHVDISKIKGYKILKRSIDARSRKVIYRLQVRVFIEEEPLPEVFAVNYPNVSNNKHVIIVGAGPAGLFAALQCIENGLKPIVLERGKDVKQRRRDLAAINKEGIVNTESNYCYGEGGAGTYSDGKLYTRSNKRGDINKVLQIFVAHGATDDILVDARPHIGTNKLPHIITAIREQILNAGGEVRFDQKVTDILVDFGKIKGVVVNGHDQLLADAVILATGHSARDIYELLHQKNILVEAKPFALGVRIEHPQAIIDAAQYHCDIRSEFLPPAYYSLVEQVGSRGVFSFCMCPGGIIAPCATYENEIVVNGWSPSKRNNPFANSGTVVQITLDDVKGDDPLRMMHFQAEIEKTAFQLGGGNLVAPGQRMVDFVENKISADLPKNSYLPGTKSVMLKETLPDFVASSLRNALPLFGKKMRGYYTNEAILVGVESRSSSPVRIPRDKETFQHPQVSGLFPCAEGAGYAGGIVSAAIDGVNCANAVLKYI
- a CDS encoding DinB family protein, with the protein product MIDFANELRKAYSGDAWHGNNISMVIAAVKAGQAFAHPIPGAHSIAELVLHLSSWTEEVISRLSGNLPKEPQKGDWPVPLHKTEAQWKAILADFSQINENLLILVTQFSEEQWSAKLFTGRMPTAALNHFELLNGLIQHYAYHGGQIALLSKF
- a CDS encoding CoA-binding protein; this translates as MTNTLIIGASPNPMRYAYKAAHMLKAKGHDIINVGIKKGEVAGVAIEKPGLPHDDVDTITLYIGEEIQHLYYDYILETKPRRVIFNPGTENPELETLLNNNGIEPVEACTLVLLATGQY